The proteins below come from a single Oncorhynchus keta strain PuntledgeMale-10-30-2019 chromosome 1, Oket_V2, whole genome shotgun sequence genomic window:
- the LOC118388487 gene encoding KN motif and ankyrin repeat domain-containing protein 2-like has translation MTQSVQVNPKLPDLGAPFLFSSQEEADQQGSYSVQTPYGFQLDLDFLKYVEEIESGHHVRRAPVNSRRSSRGVKVSQRSPNVGGRASGWTSSESLSSPASEDGRAPPPPPPRNRIGSSPSEGQPLSPLSVLSLPLSAGAKVPPPPPLRNPRVERTLLETSLRLQQEQSHQHQNGTCFQLSDPPKQSPRAVTTHVIPASAAATVDNQPLHLFSAAPSPSQSSLNRPSPHSSGRSTPASSTGMATLPPSQLQTVREQMATALRQLKEMEERVKGVPVLEREVAKLRAEKDMLLLALQEKKTVAAQQQAATVVSSTTTTMVDTGTQSQECPPFPPKSPRSPKSPSKIGDLRKLTEKFEGKTVKDGARSEKVVEKRSVAAGDDMLLDAGVFYYSQGAKDASEGTPQVDVCEKGVATEAPAFREEWVQAGVETEEASVWVTESQLGLSSEVQREIDTLQDTIKFQQESILALEGRVGQADEDLAVLKAQEDERKSKATSEKAVLAKPDSAHAQVGTEASTTSTPASQHVAVSCCPEVVDACVGEDLRAVHYDQSTQTDSVESPAEEEPTPVALVTTGSQWENLYEDETIEQKAPVTALKKRQMTIAEYKVTPEETFSLDEGKGGKEEETAPRTHTTPTVVESMLKSIMKKKDGSSSGEARSSGKKSLQFVGILNGGYESTSSEEEEEGSSSGGSEVDDCSDSSDGEDGEAALEETSDEERNINMDDTDSDDMALEAGTGATEDSPDAVKEKFELSAKMHEASLILKNHLNDDVKTLKSKEVLSSIHTVQLEWFRISSAKMAQPPRVSDYLMAFTEVSSALLAHVINMTDGNGNTALHYSVSHSNFTVVGLLLDTGMCCVDKQNKAGYTAIMLAALSSVKEEDDMVVVRKLFSQGNVNAKASQAGQTALMLAVSHGRQEMVRALLDCGAEVNVKDDEGSTALMCASEHGRAEIVSLLLDQPGCDISIVDNDGSNALSIALEASHNDTAVLLYAHMNYTKAQAAGTNKSRSPTSPQKTWPAAE, from the exons ATGACTCAGTCTGTGCAGGTCAACCCCAAGTTGCCTG ATCTGGGCGCACCGTTTCTATTCTCCAGTCAGGAAGAGGCGGATCAACAGGGCTCTTATTCGGTCCAAACTCCGTATGGCTTCCAGCTGGACCTGGACTTCCTCAAGTATGTGGAGGAGATAGAAAGCGGCCACCACGTCCGCCGGGCACCCGTCAACTCTCGCAGGTCATCCCGTGGGGTCAAAGTCTCCCAGCGGAGCCCGAATGTGGGGGGAAGAGCCAGCGGCTGGACCTCATCagagtccctctcctcacccgcCAGCGAAGATGGTCGTGcgccccctcctccacccccacgGAATCGCATCGGCTCCTCTCCCAGTGAGGGGCAACCCCTGTCCCCGCTATCTGTCCttagcctccctctctctgctggcgCCAAAGTGCCACCACCACCTCCGCTACGTAACCCCAGGGTAGAGAGGACCCTCCTGGAGACCAGCCTGCGACTGCAGCAGGAGCAGAGCCACCAGCACCAAAATGGCACCTGTTTCCAGCTCTCTGACCCACCAAAGCAAAGCCCCAGGGCTGTGACTACTCATGTTATCCCAGCTAGTGCAGCAGCCACAGTAGATAACCAGCCCTTGCACCTCTTCTCTGCCGCCCCCAGCCCATCTCAGAGTAGTCTGAACAGACCCAGTCCCCATTCCTCCGGTAGGAGCACCCCGGCCTCTAGCACTGGAATGGCTACTCTGCCTCCCAGCCAGTTGCAGACTGTGAGAGAGCAGATGGCCACTGCCCTGAGGCAactgaaggagatggaggagagagtgaagggcgTCCCAGTGCTGGAGAGAGAGGTGGCCAAGCTACGGGCTGAGAAAGACATGCTCCTACTGGCACTGCAGGAGAAGAAAACCGTGGCGGCCCAACAACAGGCTGCAACAGTAGTGAGCAGTACTACCACCACAATGGTGGACACAGGCACACAGAGTCAGGAATGTCCTCCTTTTCCCCCCAAGAGTCCTAGAAGTCCCAAGAGTCCAAGCAAAATAGGGGACCTCAGAAAGCTGACTGAGAAGTTTGAAGGCAAGACTGTGAAAGATGGAGCACGTTCTGAGAAGGTTGTGGAGAAGAGGTCTGTGGCCGCCGGGGACGACATGTTGCTGGACGCTGGGGTCTTCTACTACAGCCAAGGTGCCAAGGATGCCTCAGAGGGCACGCCTCAGGTGGACGTCTGCGAGAAAGGCGTGGCCACGGAGGCACCGGCCTTCCGTGAGGAGTGGGTGCAGGCTGGGGTGGAGACAGAAGAGGCCTCGGTTTGGGTGACGGAATCCCAGCTGGGGCTGAGCAGTGAGGTCCAGAGGGAGATTGACACCCTACAGGACACCATCAAGTTCCAGCAGGAGTCCATCTTGGCTCTGGAGGGGCGAGTCGGCCAGGCTGACGAGGACCTGGCGGTGCTCAAAGCccaggaggatgagaggaaaTCCAAAGCAACGTCCGAGAAGGCGGTCCTTGCCAAACCAGACTCAGCCCATGCCCAAGTGGGGACCGAAGCCTCTACAACATCCACGCCAGCTTCACAGCATGTCGCAGTCTCCTGTTGTCCTGAGGTGGTTGACGCTTGTGTAGGTGAGGATTTGAGAGCCGTACATTACGACCAGAGCACTCAGACTGACTCTGTGGAGAGCCCTGCAGAAGAAGAACCAACCCCAGTAGCACTGGTCACCACTGGGAGTCAATGGGAGAATCTGTACGAGGATGAGACTATAGAGCAGAAAGCTCCAGTCACTGCGCTGAAGAAGAGACAGATGACCATTGCAGAGTACAAGGTCACCCCTGAGGAGACGTTCAGTTTAGacgaagggaagggagggaaagaggaggaaacgGCGCCCAGGACACACACAACTCCAACAGTGGTGGAAA GTATGCTGAAGTCCATCATGAAGAAGAAGGATGGGAGTAGTTCCGGTGAAGCACGTAGCAGCGGCAAGAAAAGCTTGCAGTTTGTTGGCATTCTCAATGGGGG GTATGAGTCGACAtctagtgaggaggaggaagaggggagttCCTCGGGTGGCAGTGAAGTGGATGATTGCTCGGACAGTAGTGATGGCGAAGATGGAGAGGCAGCTCTGGAGGAGACCTCCGATGAAGAGAGGAACATTAATATGGATGACACCGATAGTGATGATATGGCCTTAGAAGCAGGGACTGGAGCCACTGAGGACAGTCCAGATGCAGTGAAAGAGAA ATTTGAGCTGAGTGCAAAAATGCATGAGGCTTCTCTCATTCTGAAGAACCACCTGAATGATGATGTCAAAACACTGAAGAGTAAAGAAGTG CTCTCCAGCATTCATACTGTGCAGCTGGAATGGTTCCGCATCTCTAGTGCAAAGATGGCCCAGCCGCCCCGTGTCTCAGACTACCTGATGGCCTTCACTGAGGTCTCCTCTGCCCTGCTGGCCCACGTCATCAACATGACCGATGGCAATGGTAACACGGCCTTGCACTACAGCGTCTCCCACTCCAATTTCACAGTGGTGGGGCTACTACTGGACACAG GCATGTGTTGTGTGGATAAGCAGAACAAGGCAGGCTACACTGCTATCATGCTGGCGGCCCTCTCATCTGTGAAAGAGGAGGATGACATGGTGGTGGTCAGGAAGCTCTTCAGTCAGGGCAACGTCAATGCCAAGGCCAGCCAG GCTGGCCAGACAGCGCTGATGTTAGCCGTTAGCCATGGACGGCAGGAGATGGTGCGGGCGCTACTGGACTGCGGGGCTGAAGTGAACGTGAAGGATGACGAGGGCTCCACGGCACTCATGTGCGCCAGCGAGCACGGCCGCGCCGAGATTGTCTCGCTGCTCCTGGATCAGCCGGGCTGTGACATCTCCATCGTGGACAAT GACGGCAGTAATGCGCTTTCCATCGCCCTGGAGGCCTCTCACAATGACACAGCTGTGCTACTCTACGCCCACATGAACTACACCAAAGCCCAGGCAGCT GGGACAAACAAGTCTCGAAGCCCCACTAGTCCTCAAAAGACATGGCCTGCTGCGGAGTGA
- the ndufa7 gene encoding NADH dehydrogenase [ubiquinone] 1 alpha subcomplex subunit 7, whose product MATATRIIQRLRNILSGHDLQAKLQLRYGEIAKRTQPPPKLPVGPSHKFAFNYYNGRDGRRESAPATVVMSSQKALAAGQALEVPAKRPVTPGNVPRELTLSTDQPYL is encoded by the exons ATGGCGACTGCTACAAGAATTATCCAAAGGCTCAGAAATATTTTATCCGGG CATGATCTGCAAGCAAAGCTCCAGTTGCGCTATGGTGAGATTGCGAAGAG GACCCAACCACCCCCCAAACTTCCAGTTGGTCCCAGTCACAAGTTTGCCTTCAATTACTATAATGGCAGAGATGGGCGTAGAGAGTCTGCACCAGCCACCGTCGTGATGTCCAGTCAAAAGGCCCTCGCTGCTGG CCAAGCTCTAGAGGTGCCAGCAAAGCGTCCTGTCACACCTGGTAATGTTCCCAGGGAGCTCACACTGTCTACAGACCAGCCATACCTCTGA
- the LOC118388510 gene encoding low-density lipoprotein receptor-related protein 8-like isoform X1, protein MGYPCRILLLTQLLTLHHIWGIIGNTLPTCEQSQFKCRNGKCIPGLWVCDRDRDCEDGSDELRCREQTCPGFLCKDGGCVAQSVLCDNTPDCRDGSDELEDTCGLRHCKKDEFACSSSRCVSLRFRCDGTDDCGDGSDEASCQNCTADFFLCERTGSCVARAKLCDGQPDCPDGQDEGAGACPSGQHPAPHTCSISEFSCGDGQCMPHSWRCDHSPDCADARDEDDCDQDECLVNNGGCSHLCVDQPMGFLCDCPAGMRLVHDSQCEEIDMCLDSDVCNQLCVHVNGTFSCDCHEGYLMSPRTGECKAKGDVAQLVLSSSEGVRQVNTAGMEYREMAAHLLGPGPIAALTANRTVYWARPGQGSIYRISMDGKPLEPVLLLKGHGAVLGLAVDWIHELLYWTNADTHSIDVARLDVSAQRLLIGGLAMPTGVAVEPLLGFLFWAEGGSSPRIERAGLDGEGRLPLITSAIWNPVAISLDMPRRLLYWVDSGMRTISRVGFDGQHRKTVVESNGYLDRPFGLAVFEGHVYWSEQDTHSICSADKHNGSLFRVILPNIASPGGLVLIHPVLQPKGPAVCGNNGGVCLYECVSDLFSGTSSSPSFTCIPPKGSNGDDDDDTVVSHTLPGPALSDTTSAGILSLIVVLSVLLAGVVLWWWREECRPSRTLDLQDFSLKESQDPLIQAPARGMEVCPVKDTLLKLDLDHY, encoded by the exons ATGGGATATCCTTGTAGAATACTTCTTCTTACTCAGTTGCTAACCTTACATCATATTTGGG GCATTATAGGGAACACCCTACCGACCTGTGAACAGTCCCAGTTCAAGTGCAGAAACGGGAAGTGCATTCCCGGCCTCTGggtgtgtgacagagacagagactgtgagGATGGCAGTGATGAACTCCGCTGCA GGGAGCAGACCTGCCCAGGGTTTCTGTGTAAAGATGGAGGCTGCGTTGCCCAGAGTGTTCTCTGTGACAACACTCCGGACTGCCGTGACGGCTCTGACGAGTTAGAAGACACCTGTG GTTTGCGCCACTGTAAGAAGGATGAGTTTGCCTGCAGCAGTAGCCGATGTGTATCCCTCCGCTTCCGTTGTGATGGCACCGACGACTGTGGCGACGGCAGTGACGAGGCCTCCTGTCAGAACTGTACAGCCGACTTCTTCCTCTGTGAGAGGACAGGGAGCTGCGTTGCCAGGGCCAAGCTGTGCGACGGTCAGCCCGATTGCCCTGACGGGCAGGACGAGGGCGCTGGTGCTTGTCCCTCCGGCCAGCACCCTGCCCCTCACACCTGCTCAATCTCTGAGTTCAGTTGTGGGGACGGCCAGTGTATGCCTCACTCCTGGAGATGTGACCACTCGCCTGACTGTGCTGACGCGAGGGATGAGGATGACTGTG atcaGGATGAGTGTCTGGTGAACAATGGTGGCTGTTCTCACCTGTGTGTGGACCAGCCGATGGGCTTCCTCTGTGACTGCCCTGCTGGTATGAGGCTGGTGCATGACTCCCAGTGTGAGG AAATTGACATGTGTCTCGACTCTGACGTCTGCAATCAGCTATGTGTACATGTCAACGGGACTTTCTCCTGCGACTGCCATGAGGGCTACCTGATGAGCCCAAGGACAGGGGAGTGTAAGGCTAAAG GAGACGTGGCTCAGCTGGTGTTGAGCAGTTCTGAGGGGGTGCGCCAGGTCAACACTGCCGGTATGGAGTACAGGGAGATGGCTGCTCACTTACTGGGACCAGGGCCAATTGCTGCCCTGACTGCAAACCGCACTGTCTACTGGGCAAGGCCAGGACAAGGCTCCATCTACAG GATCTCCATGGATGGGAAGCCCCTGGAGCCTGTCCTGCTGTTGAAAGGCCATGGTGCTGTCCTGGGTCTGGCTGTGGACTGGATCCATGAGCTTCTCTACTGGACCAACGCTGATACTCACTCCATCGATGTGGCCCGTCTGGACGTCTCTGCACAACGCCTCCTGATAGGAGGGTTGGCCATGCCCACTGGAGTGGCTGTGGAACCCTTGTTGGG GTTCTTGTTCTGGGCAGAAGGTGGCAGCTCCCCCAGGATCGAGCGTGCTGGCCTGGATGGAGAAGGCAGGCTGCCACTAATCACCTCAGCCATATGGAACCCAGTCGCCATTTCTCTGG ACATGCCTCGACGGCTCCTGTACTGGGTTGACTCAGGGATGCGCACCATCTCGAGGGTCGGGTTCGACGGGCAGCACCGCAAGACCGTGGTGGAGTCCAATGGATACCTGGACAGGCCCTTCGGATTGGCAGTGTTTGAG GGACATGTATACTGGAGTGAACAGGACACCCACTCCATATGTAGTGCTGACAAGCACAATGGCAGCCTCTTTAGAGTCATCCTGCCCAATATCGCTTCCCCAGGCGGCTTGGTTCTCATTCACCCGGTTCTTCAACCAAAAG GCCCTGCTGTGTGTGGAAATAACGGTGGAGTTTGTCTATATGAGTGTGTGTCAGACCTTTTCTCTGGAACAAGCTCCTCTCCCAGCTTCACCTGCATTCCTCCAAAAGGGAGTaacggtgatgatgatgatg ATACAGTCGTTTCTCACACTCTTCCAGGCCCAGCGCTGTCTGATACAACCTCTGCCGGAATCCTTTCGCTCATCG TTGTCCTGAGTGTGCTATTGGCGggggtggtgttgtggtggtggagggaggagtgcAGGCCCTCCAGGACACTCGACCTCCAAGACTTCTCCCTGAAGGAGTCCCAGGACCCCCTCATCCAGGCACCAGCCAGAGGCATGGAGGTTTGTCCTGTCAAG
- the LOC118388510 gene encoding low-density lipoprotein receptor-related protein 8-like isoform X3: protein MGYPCRILLLTQLLTLHHIWGEQTCPGFLCKDGGCVAQSVLCDNTPDCRDGSDELEDTCGLRHCKKDEFACSSSRCVSLRFRCDGTDDCGDGSDEASCQNCTADFFLCERTGSCVARAKLCDGQPDCPDGQDEGAGACPSGQHPAPHTCSISEFSCGDGQCMPHSWRCDHSPDCADARDEDDCDQDECLVNNGGCSHLCVDQPMGFLCDCPAGMRLVHDSQCEEIDMCLDSDVCNQLCVHVNGTFSCDCHEGYLMSPRTGECKAKGDVAQLVLSSSEGVRQVNTAGMEYREMAAHLLGPGPIAALTANRTVYWARPGQGSIYRISMDGKPLEPVLLLKGHGAVLGLAVDWIHELLYWTNADTHSIDVARLDVSAQRLLIGGLAMPTGVAVEPLLGFLFWAEGGSSPRIERAGLDGEGRLPLITSAIWNPVAISLDMPRRLLYWVDSGMRTISRVGFDGQHRKTVVESNGYLDRPFGLAVFEGHVYWSEQDTHSICSADKHNGSLFRVILPNIASPGGLVLIHPVLQPKGPAVCGNNGGVCLYECVSDLFSGTSSSPSFTCIPPKGSNGDDDDDTVVSHTLPGPALSDTTSAGILSLIVVLSVLLAGVVLWWWREECRPSRTLDLQDFSLKESQDPLIQAPARGMEVCPVKDTLLKLDLDHY, encoded by the exons ATGGGATATCCTTGTAGAATACTTCTTCTTACTCAGTTGCTAACCTTACATCATATTTGGG GGGAGCAGACCTGCCCAGGGTTTCTGTGTAAAGATGGAGGCTGCGTTGCCCAGAGTGTTCTCTGTGACAACACTCCGGACTGCCGTGACGGCTCTGACGAGTTAGAAGACACCTGTG GTTTGCGCCACTGTAAGAAGGATGAGTTTGCCTGCAGCAGTAGCCGATGTGTATCCCTCCGCTTCCGTTGTGATGGCACCGACGACTGTGGCGACGGCAGTGACGAGGCCTCCTGTCAGAACTGTACAGCCGACTTCTTCCTCTGTGAGAGGACAGGGAGCTGCGTTGCCAGGGCCAAGCTGTGCGACGGTCAGCCCGATTGCCCTGACGGGCAGGACGAGGGCGCTGGTGCTTGTCCCTCCGGCCAGCACCCTGCCCCTCACACCTGCTCAATCTCTGAGTTCAGTTGTGGGGACGGCCAGTGTATGCCTCACTCCTGGAGATGTGACCACTCGCCTGACTGTGCTGACGCGAGGGATGAGGATGACTGTG atcaGGATGAGTGTCTGGTGAACAATGGTGGCTGTTCTCACCTGTGTGTGGACCAGCCGATGGGCTTCCTCTGTGACTGCCCTGCTGGTATGAGGCTGGTGCATGACTCCCAGTGTGAGG AAATTGACATGTGTCTCGACTCTGACGTCTGCAATCAGCTATGTGTACATGTCAACGGGACTTTCTCCTGCGACTGCCATGAGGGCTACCTGATGAGCCCAAGGACAGGGGAGTGTAAGGCTAAAG GAGACGTGGCTCAGCTGGTGTTGAGCAGTTCTGAGGGGGTGCGCCAGGTCAACACTGCCGGTATGGAGTACAGGGAGATGGCTGCTCACTTACTGGGACCAGGGCCAATTGCTGCCCTGACTGCAAACCGCACTGTCTACTGGGCAAGGCCAGGACAAGGCTCCATCTACAG GATCTCCATGGATGGGAAGCCCCTGGAGCCTGTCCTGCTGTTGAAAGGCCATGGTGCTGTCCTGGGTCTGGCTGTGGACTGGATCCATGAGCTTCTCTACTGGACCAACGCTGATACTCACTCCATCGATGTGGCCCGTCTGGACGTCTCTGCACAACGCCTCCTGATAGGAGGGTTGGCCATGCCCACTGGAGTGGCTGTGGAACCCTTGTTGGG GTTCTTGTTCTGGGCAGAAGGTGGCAGCTCCCCCAGGATCGAGCGTGCTGGCCTGGATGGAGAAGGCAGGCTGCCACTAATCACCTCAGCCATATGGAACCCAGTCGCCATTTCTCTGG ACATGCCTCGACGGCTCCTGTACTGGGTTGACTCAGGGATGCGCACCATCTCGAGGGTCGGGTTCGACGGGCAGCACCGCAAGACCGTGGTGGAGTCCAATGGATACCTGGACAGGCCCTTCGGATTGGCAGTGTTTGAG GGACATGTATACTGGAGTGAACAGGACACCCACTCCATATGTAGTGCTGACAAGCACAATGGCAGCCTCTTTAGAGTCATCCTGCCCAATATCGCTTCCCCAGGCGGCTTGGTTCTCATTCACCCGGTTCTTCAACCAAAAG GCCCTGCTGTGTGTGGAAATAACGGTGGAGTTTGTCTATATGAGTGTGTGTCAGACCTTTTCTCTGGAACAAGCTCCTCTCCCAGCTTCACCTGCATTCCTCCAAAAGGGAGTaacggtgatgatgatgatg ATACAGTCGTTTCTCACACTCTTCCAGGCCCAGCGCTGTCTGATACAACCTCTGCCGGAATCCTTTCGCTCATCG TTGTCCTGAGTGTGCTATTGGCGggggtggtgttgtggtggtggagggaggagtgcAGGCCCTCCAGGACACTCGACCTCCAAGACTTCTCCCTGAAGGAGTCCCAGGACCCCCTCATCCAGGCACCAGCCAGAGGCATGGAGGTTTGTCCTGTCAAG
- the LOC118388510 gene encoding low-density lipoprotein receptor-related protein 8-like isoform X2, with translation MGYPCRILLLTQLLTLHHIWGIIGNTLPTCEQSQFKCRNGKCIPGLWVCDRDRDCEDGSDELRCREQTCPGFLCKDGGCVAQSVLCDNTPDCRDGSDELEDTCGLRHCKKDEFACSSSRCVSLRFRCDGTDDCGDGSDEASCQNCTADFFLCERTGSCVARAKLCDGQPDCPDGQDEGAGACPSGQHPAPHTCSISEFSCGDGQCMPHSWRCDHSPDCADARDEDDCDQDECLVNNGGCSHLCVDQPMGFLCDCPAGMRLVHDSQCEEIDMCLDSDVCNQLCVHVNGTFSCDCHEGYLMSPRTGECKAKGDVAQLVLSSSEGVRQVNTAGMEYREMAAHLLGPGPIAALTANRTVYWARPGQGSIYRISMDGKPLEPVLLLKGHGAVLGLAVDWIHELLYWTNADTHSIDVARLDVSAQRLLIGGLAMPTGVAVEPLLGFLFWAEGGSSPRIERAGLDGEGRLPLITSAIWNPVAISLDMPRRLLYWVDSGMRTISRVGFDGQHRKTVVESNGYLDRPFGLAVFEGHVYWSEQDTHSICSADKHNGSLFRVILPNIASPGGLVLIHPVLQPKGPAVCGNNGGVCLYECVSDLFSGTSSSPSFTCIPPKGSNGDDDDGPALSDTTSAGILSLIVVLSVLLAGVVLWWWREECRPSRTLDLQDFSLKESQDPLIQAPARGMEVCPVKDTLLKLDLDHY, from the exons ATGGGATATCCTTGTAGAATACTTCTTCTTACTCAGTTGCTAACCTTACATCATATTTGGG GCATTATAGGGAACACCCTACCGACCTGTGAACAGTCCCAGTTCAAGTGCAGAAACGGGAAGTGCATTCCCGGCCTCTGggtgtgtgacagagacagagactgtgagGATGGCAGTGATGAACTCCGCTGCA GGGAGCAGACCTGCCCAGGGTTTCTGTGTAAAGATGGAGGCTGCGTTGCCCAGAGTGTTCTCTGTGACAACACTCCGGACTGCCGTGACGGCTCTGACGAGTTAGAAGACACCTGTG GTTTGCGCCACTGTAAGAAGGATGAGTTTGCCTGCAGCAGTAGCCGATGTGTATCCCTCCGCTTCCGTTGTGATGGCACCGACGACTGTGGCGACGGCAGTGACGAGGCCTCCTGTCAGAACTGTACAGCCGACTTCTTCCTCTGTGAGAGGACAGGGAGCTGCGTTGCCAGGGCCAAGCTGTGCGACGGTCAGCCCGATTGCCCTGACGGGCAGGACGAGGGCGCTGGTGCTTGTCCCTCCGGCCAGCACCCTGCCCCTCACACCTGCTCAATCTCTGAGTTCAGTTGTGGGGACGGCCAGTGTATGCCTCACTCCTGGAGATGTGACCACTCGCCTGACTGTGCTGACGCGAGGGATGAGGATGACTGTG atcaGGATGAGTGTCTGGTGAACAATGGTGGCTGTTCTCACCTGTGTGTGGACCAGCCGATGGGCTTCCTCTGTGACTGCCCTGCTGGTATGAGGCTGGTGCATGACTCCCAGTGTGAGG AAATTGACATGTGTCTCGACTCTGACGTCTGCAATCAGCTATGTGTACATGTCAACGGGACTTTCTCCTGCGACTGCCATGAGGGCTACCTGATGAGCCCAAGGACAGGGGAGTGTAAGGCTAAAG GAGACGTGGCTCAGCTGGTGTTGAGCAGTTCTGAGGGGGTGCGCCAGGTCAACACTGCCGGTATGGAGTACAGGGAGATGGCTGCTCACTTACTGGGACCAGGGCCAATTGCTGCCCTGACTGCAAACCGCACTGTCTACTGGGCAAGGCCAGGACAAGGCTCCATCTACAG GATCTCCATGGATGGGAAGCCCCTGGAGCCTGTCCTGCTGTTGAAAGGCCATGGTGCTGTCCTGGGTCTGGCTGTGGACTGGATCCATGAGCTTCTCTACTGGACCAACGCTGATACTCACTCCATCGATGTGGCCCGTCTGGACGTCTCTGCACAACGCCTCCTGATAGGAGGGTTGGCCATGCCCACTGGAGTGGCTGTGGAACCCTTGTTGGG GTTCTTGTTCTGGGCAGAAGGTGGCAGCTCCCCCAGGATCGAGCGTGCTGGCCTGGATGGAGAAGGCAGGCTGCCACTAATCACCTCAGCCATATGGAACCCAGTCGCCATTTCTCTGG ACATGCCTCGACGGCTCCTGTACTGGGTTGACTCAGGGATGCGCACCATCTCGAGGGTCGGGTTCGACGGGCAGCACCGCAAGACCGTGGTGGAGTCCAATGGATACCTGGACAGGCCCTTCGGATTGGCAGTGTTTGAG GGACATGTATACTGGAGTGAACAGGACACCCACTCCATATGTAGTGCTGACAAGCACAATGGCAGCCTCTTTAGAGTCATCCTGCCCAATATCGCTTCCCCAGGCGGCTTGGTTCTCATTCACCCGGTTCTTCAACCAAAAG GCCCTGCTGTGTGTGGAAATAACGGTGGAGTTTGTCTATATGAGTGTGTGTCAGACCTTTTCTCTGGAACAAGCTCCTCTCCCAGCTTCACCTGCATTCCTCCAAAAGGGAGTaacggtgatgatgatgatg GCCCAGCGCTGTCTGATACAACCTCTGCCGGAATCCTTTCGCTCATCG TTGTCCTGAGTGTGCTATTGGCGggggtggtgttgtggtggtggagggaggagtgcAGGCCCTCCAGGACACTCGACCTCCAAGACTTCTCCCTGAAGGAGTCCCAGGACCCCCTCATCCAGGCACCAGCCAGAGGCATGGAGGTTTGTCCTGTCAAG